The Punica granatum isolate Tunisia-2019 chromosome 4, ASM765513v2, whole genome shotgun sequence genome has a window encoding:
- the LOC116204912 gene encoding GRAS family protein RAM1-like — protein sequence MEEMTEEEEDQLLNLSLAIVSGCGEEARRTKRRRRDGHVFINLNHVDAHGEGGVLEEGKVFALLQMREEMLNTTTDSSTSKRKAPSVDIHEDGKGLHLIHLLLLTATAVDENNVRPALENLGELYRSVSMTGDSVQRVVVYFADGLAARLLTQKSPFFDTIMKKPTSEEEFSAFTYLYRVSPYYQFAHFTANQAILEAFEREEGHNHRALHVIDFDVSYGFQWPSFIQSLSEKATDWARISLRVTGFGTSMEELQETESRLVGFANGFKNLVFEFQGLLRGSQIINLRKKKQETVAVNLVFHLNTLNSSSKISETLKSIHAFKPSVLTLVEQEGSRSARSFLSRFMESLHYFAAMFDSLDDCLPMESSERLSIEKNHLGKEIKWMLNYDKDGDRNTDRDNFSKYERMETWKGRMESHGFEGVKMSSRSLMQAKLLLKIRANNYCPLQLEGENSNNGGFRVIERDEGRALSLGWQHRCLITASAWHSVN from the coding sequence ATGGAAGAAATGAccgaagaagaggaagatcaGCTTCTCAACCTCAGCCTCGCCATTGTGTCCGGTTGCGGCGAAGAAGCAAGGAGGAcgaagaggaggagaagggaTGGCCATGTCTTCATCAACTTGAACCATGTCGATGCGCATGGTGAAGGCGGAGTACTTGAAGAAGGGAAGGTATTTGCTCTTCTCCAGATGAGAGAGGAAATGCTAAATACTACTACTGACTCCTCAACCTCCAAGAGGAAAGCCCCGTCAGTCGACATCCATGAAGACGGGAAAGGCCTGCACTTGATCCATCTCTTGCTTCTCACTGCCACTGCAGTGGATGAGAACAATGTGAGGCCCGCCTTAGAGAACCTCGGCGAGCTGTACAGGAGCGTTTCCATGACTGGCGACTCGGTGCAGCGGGTAGTGGTCTACTTCGCCGATGGGTTAGCTGCGAGGCTACTGACTCAGAAGTCTCCGTTCTTCGACACGATCATGAAGAAGCCCACGAGCGAAGAAGAATTTTCGGCCTTTACTTATCTCTATCGAGTATCCCCCTACTACCAGTTTGCGCATTTCACCGCGAATCAGGCTATTCTGGAAGCCTTTGAGAGGGAGGAAGGGCACAATCACCGTGCCCTGCACGTGATAGACTTCGATGTCTCCTATGGGTTCCAATGGCCCTCCTTCATACAGTCACTCTCTGAGAAGGCGACTGACTGGGCCAGGATATCCCTTAGAGTAACCGGGTTTGGAACGAGCATGGAAGAGCTCCAGGAGACCGAGTCAAGACTGGTCGGTTTCGCCAATGGGTTCAAGAACCTCGTCTTCGAGTTCCAAGGGTTGTTGAGGGGCTCCCAAATCATCAACCTAAGGAAAAAGAAGCAAGAAACAGTGGCGGTTAACTTGGTCTTCCACTTGAACACGTTGAACAGCTCCTCGAAGATCTCCGAGACCTTGAAGTCCATACACGCGTTCAAACCCTCGGTCTTGACCCTGGTGGAGCAAGAAGGAAGCCGATCCGCCCGGAGCTTCCTTTCGAGATTCATGGAGTCCCTGCACTACTTTGCCGCTATGTTCGACTCCCTAGATGATTGCCTCCCGATGGAGAGCTCTGAGAGGCTGAGCATCGAGAAGAACCATCTCGGTAAAGAGATCAAGTGGATGTTGAACTACGACAAGGATGGTGACCGGAATACCGATCGCGATAACTTCTCGAAGTATGAGAGGATGGAGACATGGAAGGGGAGGATGGAGAGCCACGGGTTTGAAGGGGTCAAGATGAGCTCAAGGTCTTTGATGCAAGCAAAGTTGCTGCTGAAGATTAGGGCAAACAATTACTGCCCACTCCAGCTTGAGGGAGAGAACAGTAACAATGGAGGGTTTAGAGTCATTGAAAGAGATGAAGGGAGGGCCCTTTCTTTAGGCTGGCAGCACAGGTGCCTGATAACTGCCTCTGCATGGCACAGTGTGAACTAG
- the LOC116204911 gene encoding phospholipase ABHD3-like isoform X2, with product MESFIWASGARENCSTAAVAAAAASSLCGYGLLLNGLSLIPIWHYLLGLLIGSVGFLYNYLDFHLLEDLRSGFRGSTAELTYNPGSEIYSGVASKCRVIHGRYLTTLWLSCPHIQTIFLNFFGRPPSVSYKRQIFHAPDGGTIALDWLMSSDVSGGAFRAESSISRGDTAPIVVVVPGLTSDSALPYLKHLAFNTAKRGWNVVVSNHRGLGGVSVTSDVFYNAGWTEDIRVVLHYLHEEYPKAPLFTVGTSVGANILVKYLGEDGENVPIAGAVAIGCPWDLLIIDRFIKRRLVQKIYDRALSIGLRDFAQLHQPHFSRLANWDGIKKSRSIRDFDSYATCLVGKFETVDTYYRKCSSSSYIGNVSVPLLCISALDDPVCTTEAIPWDECRANKNIVLVTTKHGGHMAFFEGLTASSLWWVRAANEFLHVLHSSPYMHVQKKIKNTGLHPTLDTSIDQGPYVNVADGMVAAAGNEHTRDTLEENESSKLPEDLHKDNNEIVPDAEKDGMQITETKPDMSRENIDH from the exons ATGGAGTCCTTCATCTGGGCCTCGGGAGCTCGAGAGAATTGTAGTactgctgctgttgctgctgctgctgcttcttcaCTATGTGGGTACGGTCTCCTGCTCAATGGGCTGTCTCTCATCCCAATCTGGCACTATTTGCTGGGGCTCTTGATCGGTTCGGTCGGGTTCCTGTACAATTACTTGGACTTCCATCTCCTCGAGGATCTCCGCTCGGGGTTCCGAGGGTCTACCGCCGAGCTGACTTACAATCCCGGTTCCGAGATCTACAGCGGCGTCGCTTCCAAGTGCCGCGTTATTCATGGGAG GTACTTGACTACCCTGTGGCTGTCGTGCCCTCACATTCAGACGATATTCTTGAATTTCTTTGGGAGGCCTCCATCTGTCAGCTACAAaag ACAAATCTTCCATGCTCCTGATGGTGGAACCATTGCACTGGATTGGCTAATGAGCTCAGATG TTTCTGGAGGTGCCTTCCGTGCGGAAAGTTCGATATCAAGAGGTGACACGGCTCCCATTGTGGTGGTGGTTCCTGGCTTAACAAGCGATTCTGCTTTGCCT TACTTGAAGCATCTTGCTTTCAACACTGCGAAACGTGGGTGGAATGTTGTAGTGAGCAATCATCGAGGACTGGGTGGTGTTTCCGTTACA TCCGATGTCTTTTACAATGCGGGTTGGACAGAGGATATAAGGGTAGTCCTTCATTATCTCCATGAAGAGTACCCTAAAGCTCCTCTGTTTACTGTTGGGACTAGCGTCGGCGCTAACATTTTG GTAAAGTACCTAGGGGAGGATGGAGAGAACGTTCCAATTGCTGGGGCTGTTGCAATTGGCTGTCCTTGGGACCTTTTG ATCATTGACAGATTTATAAAGAGAAGACTGGTgcaaaaaatttatgacaGAGCTCTCTCAATCGGTCTCCGAGATTTTGCACAGCT GCATCAACCTCACTTTTCTCGCCTTGCCAATTGGGATGGCATAAAGAAG TCACGTTCAATTCGGGATTTTGACAGCTATGCAACTTGCCTTGTTGGGAAATTTGAG ACTGTGGACACATACTATAGGAAATGCAGCAGTTCTAGTTATATCGGGAATGTTTCGGTCCCGTTGCTCTGTATTAGCGCCTTAGACGATCCCGTCTGTACTACGGAAGCCATTCCTTGGGATGAATGCAG ggcgaataagaacatcgtCCTCGTCACCACAAAACACGGTGGACACATGGCCTTCTTCGAGGGGTTAACTGCATCGAGTCTGTG GTGGGTGAGGGCTGCAAATGAGTTTCTTCATGTTCTTCATTCTAGTCCATATATGCATGTGCAGAAGAAG ATCAAGAATACTGGGTTGCACCCGACACTGGATACCTCTATCGATCAAGGCCCCTACGTGAATGTGGCCGACGGAATGGTAGCTGCAGCGGGAAATGAGCACACAAGAGATACCTTGGAAGAAAATGAGAGCAGTAAACTTCCAGAAGATCTCCACAAAGACAACAATGAAATAGTCCCAGATGCAGAAAAAGATGGAATGCAGATTACAGAGACAAAGCCCGATATGTCACGCGAGAATATAGACCATTAA
- the LOC116204911 gene encoding phospholipase ABHD3-like isoform X1, translating into MESFIWASGARENCSTAAVAAAAASSLCGYGLLLNGLSLIPIWHYLLGLLIGSVGFLYNYLDFHLLEDLRSGFRGSTAELTYNPGSEIYSGVASKCRVIHGRYLTTLWLSCPHIQTIFLNFFGRPPSVSYKRQIFHAPDGGTIALDWLMSSDVSGGAFRAESSISRGDTAPIVVVVPGLTSDSALPYLKHLAFNTAKRGWNVVVSNHRGLGGVSVTSDVFYNAGWTEDIRVVLHYLHEEYPKAPLFTVGTSVGANILVKYLGEDGENVPIAGAVAIGCPWDLLIIDRFIKRRLVQKIYDRALSIGLRDFAQLHQPHFSRLANWDGIKKSRSIRDFDSYATCLVGKFETVDTYYRKCSSSSYIGNVSVPLLCISALDDPVCTTEAIPWDECRANKNIVLVTTKHGGHMAFFEGLTASSLWWVRAANEFLHVLHSSPYMHVQKKQIKNTGLHPTLDTSIDQGPYVNVADGMVAAAGNEHTRDTLEENESSKLPEDLHKDNNEIVPDAEKDGMQITETKPDMSRENIDH; encoded by the exons ATGGAGTCCTTCATCTGGGCCTCGGGAGCTCGAGAGAATTGTAGTactgctgctgttgctgctgctgctgcttcttcaCTATGTGGGTACGGTCTCCTGCTCAATGGGCTGTCTCTCATCCCAATCTGGCACTATTTGCTGGGGCTCTTGATCGGTTCGGTCGGGTTCCTGTACAATTACTTGGACTTCCATCTCCTCGAGGATCTCCGCTCGGGGTTCCGAGGGTCTACCGCCGAGCTGACTTACAATCCCGGTTCCGAGATCTACAGCGGCGTCGCTTCCAAGTGCCGCGTTATTCATGGGAG GTACTTGACTACCCTGTGGCTGTCGTGCCCTCACATTCAGACGATATTCTTGAATTTCTTTGGGAGGCCTCCATCTGTCAGCTACAAaag ACAAATCTTCCATGCTCCTGATGGTGGAACCATTGCACTGGATTGGCTAATGAGCTCAGATG TTTCTGGAGGTGCCTTCCGTGCGGAAAGTTCGATATCAAGAGGTGACACGGCTCCCATTGTGGTGGTGGTTCCTGGCTTAACAAGCGATTCTGCTTTGCCT TACTTGAAGCATCTTGCTTTCAACACTGCGAAACGTGGGTGGAATGTTGTAGTGAGCAATCATCGAGGACTGGGTGGTGTTTCCGTTACA TCCGATGTCTTTTACAATGCGGGTTGGACAGAGGATATAAGGGTAGTCCTTCATTATCTCCATGAAGAGTACCCTAAAGCTCCTCTGTTTACTGTTGGGACTAGCGTCGGCGCTAACATTTTG GTAAAGTACCTAGGGGAGGATGGAGAGAACGTTCCAATTGCTGGGGCTGTTGCAATTGGCTGTCCTTGGGACCTTTTG ATCATTGACAGATTTATAAAGAGAAGACTGGTgcaaaaaatttatgacaGAGCTCTCTCAATCGGTCTCCGAGATTTTGCACAGCT GCATCAACCTCACTTTTCTCGCCTTGCCAATTGGGATGGCATAAAGAAG TCACGTTCAATTCGGGATTTTGACAGCTATGCAACTTGCCTTGTTGGGAAATTTGAG ACTGTGGACACATACTATAGGAAATGCAGCAGTTCTAGTTATATCGGGAATGTTTCGGTCCCGTTGCTCTGTATTAGCGCCTTAGACGATCCCGTCTGTACTACGGAAGCCATTCCTTGGGATGAATGCAG ggcgaataagaacatcgtCCTCGTCACCACAAAACACGGTGGACACATGGCCTTCTTCGAGGGGTTAACTGCATCGAGTCTGTG GTGGGTGAGGGCTGCAAATGAGTTTCTTCATGTTCTTCATTCTAGTCCATATATGCATGTGCAGAAGAAG CAGATCAAGAATACTGGGTTGCACCCGACACTGGATACCTCTATCGATCAAGGCCCCTACGTGAATGTGGCCGACGGAATGGTAGCTGCAGCGGGAAATGAGCACACAAGAGATACCTTGGAAGAAAATGAGAGCAGTAAACTTCCAGAAGATCTCCACAAAGACAACAATGAAATAGTCCCAGATGCAGAAAAAGATGGAATGCAGATTACAGAGACAAAGCCCGATATGTCACGCGAGAATATAGACCATTAA